In Methanobacterium paludis, the following proteins share a genomic window:
- a CDS encoding glycosyltransferase family 2 protein yields the protein MDLTIIIPNYNGKDFLKKCFKSLEKQDASFEVIIIDNASEDGSSNYIKTNYPEYTLIENQENLGFAAAVNQGIKASRTDYVFLLNNDVELEENCIFNLLKCIAKYENIFAVSSKMIQYDDRNLIDDAGDEYTLLGWTKKVGNNKSPDLYTAKREVFSACAGAAIYRRRVFDEIGYFDENFFAYMEDVDISYRARIHGYKCLYCPEAVVYHLGSGTSGSKYNKFKTRLAARNNVYVPYKNMPWPQLLLNSIFLFIGYLVKYLFFLKKGYGSEYLEGLKEGFNSLNKINKVEYKNERFISYMKIEWLLIKNTVKFGFL from the coding sequence ATGGATTTAACTATTATTATTCCCAATTACAACGGTAAGGACTTCTTAAAAAAATGTTTTAAGTCACTGGAAAAGCAGGATGCTTCCTTTGAAGTTATCATCATCGACAATGCCTCTGAAGATGGAAGTTCCAACTACATCAAAACAAATTATCCTGAATACACCTTAATAGAAAACCAGGAAAATTTAGGTTTTGCAGCGGCTGTTAATCAGGGAATAAAAGCTTCAAGAACTGATTATGTTTTTCTTTTAAACAACGATGTGGAATTAGAAGAAAATTGTATTTTTAACCTTCTAAAATGTATTGCTAAATATGAAAACATCTTTGCAGTTAGTTCAAAGATGATTCAGTACGATGATAGGAACCTGATTGATGATGCGGGAGATGAGTACACCCTTCTGGGCTGGACCAAAAAGGTGGGCAACAATAAATCTCCAGATTTATATACCGCGAAAAGAGAAGTTTTCAGTGCCTGTGCTGGAGCAGCTATTTACAGGAGACGTGTTTTTGATGAAATAGGATACTTCGATGAAAACTTCTTTGCGTACATGGAAGACGTTGACATCAGTTACAGGGCAAGGATTCATGGCTATAAATGTTTGTACTGTCCTGAAGCTGTTGTTTACCATTTAGGTAGTGGAACCAGCGGTAGCAAATATAATAAATTCAAAACCAGATTAGCTGCCAGAAACAATGTTTATGTTCCCTACAAGAACATGCCATGGCCTCAGTTATTGTTGAATTCCATTTTTTTGTTTATAGGTTACCTTGTTAAGTACCTGTTTTTCCTAAAAAAGGGATATGGATCTGAGTATCTAGAAGGATTAAAAGAAGGATTTAACTCTTTAAATAAAATAAATAAAGTGGAATACAAAAATGAAAGATTTATCAGTTATATGAAAATAGAATGGCTTCTCATCAAGAACACTGTGAAATTTGGTTTTTTATAG
- a CDS encoding glycosyltransferase family 2 protein, which yields MDLSIIVVNYRTYDLTKQTIKSVVSKDHPFSYEIYVVDNASEDGSLERLQKDFSKESADGLIRFIANTENKGFAYANNRAITQTNSEYILLLNSDTVVMDNCLEECISFMENNENTGALGCKVVLPDSTLDKACRRSFPDVDVSFYRMIGLSHLFPKSKHFGRYNLTYLNEDETYEVDCITGAFMLVRSIAINEVGLLDETFFMYGEDIDWCYRIKAAGWKIIYYSSAKIVHYKGASSTKNTKPNLIHEFYRAMHIFYKKHYKTQYPRIITAIVYAGIWNMYGLKLFLNLFKK from the coding sequence ATGGATTTATCTATCATAGTAGTAAACTACCGCACTTATGATCTGACAAAACAGACCATAAAATCTGTAGTCAGTAAAGATCACCCTTTCAGTTATGAAATATATGTGGTGGACAATGCTTCAGAAGATGGTAGTCTTGAAAGGTTGCAAAAAGACTTTTCTAAAGAATCAGCCGATGGCTTGATCAGATTCATTGCAAATACAGAAAACAAGGGCTTTGCTTATGCAAATAATAGGGCCATAACACAAACAAACTCCGAATACATATTATTACTCAATTCTGACACCGTAGTTATGGATAACTGTTTAGAGGAATGTATAAGTTTCATGGAAAACAATGAAAACACAGGTGCTTTGGGATGTAAGGTTGTTTTACCAGATAGTACTTTAGATAAAGCCTGTAGAAGAAGTTTTCCAGATGTTGATGTTTCATTTTACAGGATGATAGGATTATCACATCTTTTTCCAAAAAGTAAGCATTTTGGAAGGTACAATCTTACATACTTGAACGAAGATGAGACTTATGAAGTTGATTGTATAACAGGTGCCTTCATGCTGGTGCGATCCATCGCTATCAACGAGGTTGGACTTTTAGATGAAACATTTTTCATGTACGGAGAAGATATCGACTGGTGCTACCGTATAAAGGCAGCAGGTTGGAAAATAATTTATTATAGCTCTGCAAAAATAGTTCACTATAAAGGAGCAAGCTCTACTAAAAATACAAAACCTAACTTAATACATGAATTTTACAGGGCGATGCATATATTTTATAAAAAACATTATAAAACCCAATATCCCCGGATTATAACGGCAATTGTTTATGCTGGAATATGGAACATGTACGGTTTAAAGTTATTTTTAAATTTATTCAAGAAGTAA
- a CDS encoding undecaprenyl-phosphate glucose phosphotransferase encodes MIRENQRFLNMIFVCIDMAILAFSLIFAWYIRFETSLLPFKNNWGLNYYLMFLLFILPIYIFLYYSSGLYRPHRTKSIASESITIVKINVIGLLLLITLLYVTHLVNFSRYLLAMFAISSTTFTIVERIILRKSLRFIRSKGFNIKHILVIGAGDLGKKFACKIKQNEYIGYNIIGYLDDNIENGHKVLDSKVIGNINDLVHVILTNRIDKAVITISPIHYKVIEDIVDTLEKYGVEAEIVPDYYRYFPANPYIDLIDDMPIIKLRYVPLDKSFNHFIKRILDIVLAIAIIIITSPILVLTALMVKISSPGPVIFKQERVGLHRKEFNIYKFRSMKVQDEKYEKYQWTSEDDHRKTKFGSFIRKSNIDELPQLFNILKGDMSLIGPRPERPHFVDKFRDEIPKYMIKHYVRPGMTGLAQVNGFRGNTSIKKRIEYDIYYVENWNLKMDIKIFFMTFIHAFRNAY; translated from the coding sequence ATGATTAGAGAGAATCAACGATTTTTAAATATGATATTTGTCTGTATAGATATGGCCATACTCGCTTTTTCACTGATTTTTGCCTGGTATATCCGTTTTGAAACAAGTTTGTTACCTTTCAAGAATAATTGGGGATTAAACTATTACTTGATGTTCCTCTTATTCATTTTACCAATTTATATATTTCTTTACTATTCTTCAGGTTTATATCGTCCCCACAGAACCAAAAGCATTGCTTCTGAATCAATAACGATTGTTAAGATAAATGTTATAGGATTGTTGCTGCTTATAACATTACTGTACGTAACCCATCTTGTCAACTTCTCAAGGTACCTGCTTGCCATGTTTGCCATTTCCAGCACCACCTTTACTATAGTAGAAAGGATTATTCTCAGAAAATCCCTGAGATTTATACGTAGCAAAGGATTTAATATCAAACATATTTTAGTAATAGGGGCAGGGGACCTTGGTAAAAAATTTGCTTGTAAAATTAAGCAAAACGAGTACATAGGATATAATATAATTGGGTATCTAGACGATAACATTGAAAATGGCCATAAGGTTTTGGATTCAAAAGTCATAGGAAATATCAATGATTTAGTTCATGTGATTTTAACAAACCGAATTGACAAAGCGGTTATAACAATATCTCCAATACATTACAAGGTTATAGAAGATATCGTGGACACACTTGAAAAATACGGTGTGGAAGCGGAAATTGTACCTGATTATTACAGGTACTTCCCTGCAAACCCATATATTGACTTAATAGATGATATGCCTATTATAAAATTGAGATACGTGCCCCTTGACAAATCCTTTAACCATTTTATAAAGAGAATTCTGGATATTGTACTCGCCATTGCAATCATCATCATCACGTCCCCTATTCTTGTTTTAACGGCTTTAATGGTGAAAATAAGTTCTCCAGGACCTGTTATTTTTAAACAAGAGAGAGTAGGACTTCATAGAAAAGAATTTAATATATACAAATTCCGCAGTATGAAAGTTCAAGATGAAAAATATGAGAAATATCAGTGGACGAGTGAAGATGATCATCGTAAGACCAAATTCGGTTCATTTATCCGGAAAAGTAATATTGATGAACTACCACAACTTTTTAACATATTAAAAGGGGATATGAGTTTAATAGGTCCTAGACCAGAACGTCCCCATTTTGTAGACAAATTTAGGGATGAAATTCCAAAGTACATGATCAAACATTACGTACGTCCTGGAATGACTGGCTTAGCTCAAGTTAATGGTTTTAGAGGAAATACTTCCATTAAAAAAAGAATAGAATATGATATTTACTATGTGGAAAATTGGAACCTCAAGATGGATATAAAAATATTTTTCATGACATTTATCCATGCTTTTAGAAATGCGTATTGA
- a CDS encoding alpha/beta hydrolase: protein MNPLSLEDLKVLAQNFVDQFLQADFAAASSRFDDQMKVVFPEVKFQEFWQRFIGPAGNLLRLTVVRTAEMESYRVVFIRCQFERAALDVQIIFNIQGQISGLNLMPAETKYHAPDYVDTSVFHEVDVTVGEGQWALPGTLTLPLDQGPFPGVVLVQGSGPSDRDETIGPNRIFRDLAWGLASQGIAVLRYEKRTFKHAQMFTPELIAQMTVKEEVTDDALLAIQLMCQTPQIDPKQVFLLGHSLGATLAPCIAKQNSKLAGLIIMAGITRPLEDIILDQFTYLNSLAGPMTDEQKTELEALKAKIALVKDPGLSNAVPAKELPLEISADYWLDLRGYSPTETVKKLNIPVLILQGGRDYQVLPEKDFKGWKTALNSRSNAQLKLFPNLNHLFIVGDGKSTPQEYGIEGHMDEAVIYTIAQWIKENMIQLR, encoded by the coding sequence ATGAATCCTTTATCTCTTGAGGATCTAAAGGTACTGGCTCAGAATTTCGTGGACCAGTTTTTACAGGCTGATTTTGCTGCAGCCAGCAGTCGATTTGATGACCAGATGAAAGTTGTGTTTCCTGAAGTTAAATTTCAAGAGTTCTGGCAACGTTTCATAGGACCTGCCGGCAATTTGTTGCGATTAACCGTGGTGCGCACTGCTGAGATGGAAAGTTACAGGGTTGTGTTTATCAGATGCCAGTTTGAAAGGGCTGCCCTTGATGTGCAGATCATCTTCAACATCCAAGGACAGATAAGCGGGTTGAACTTAATGCCTGCAGAAACCAAGTACCATGCTCCAGATTATGTGGATACTTCTGTATTTCATGAGGTTGATGTGACTGTGGGTGAAGGTCAATGGGCATTACCCGGTACTTTGACACTGCCCCTGGACCAAGGCCCTTTTCCGGGTGTGGTGCTGGTGCAGGGTTCCGGTCCCAGTGATCGAGATGAAACAATAGGCCCTAACAGAATATTTCGCGATCTTGCGTGGGGTTTAGCTTCACAGGGCATTGCTGTTTTGAGATATGAAAAACGTACCTTCAAACACGCCCAAATGTTTACTCCAGAGTTGATAGCCCAGATGACTGTAAAAGAAGAGGTCACTGACGATGCACTCTTGGCAATTCAGTTGATGTGTCAAACACCACAGATAGACCCAAAACAGGTTTTTTTACTGGGTCACAGCTTAGGTGCCACCCTTGCTCCCTGCATTGCCAAGCAAAATTCCAAACTGGCGGGACTTATCATCATGGCCGGGATCACTCGCCCACTTGAGGACATTATTCTGGATCAATTTACTTACCTTAACAGTTTGGCAGGGCCCATGACAGATGAGCAGAAAACAGAACTTGAAGCTTTAAAAGCAAAAATAGCTCTTGTGAAGGATCCTGGGTTGTCAAATGCTGTTCCAGCTAAAGAGTTACCTTTGGAGATTTCAGCGGATTACTGGTTGGATTTACGAGGTTACAGCCCTACAGAAACTGTTAAAAAATTGAACATACCAGTTTTGATCCTTCAAGGTGGACGTGATTACCAAGTTTTACCGGAAAAGGACTTTAAAGGCTGGAAAACAGCCCTTAATTCCAGATCAAACGCACAACTCAAGCTTTTCCCTAATTTAAACCACTTATTTATTGTTGGAGATGGGAAATCAACACCTCAAGAATATGGAATTGAAGGACATATGGATGAAGCTGTGATTTACACCATCGCCCAGTGGATAAAAGAAAATATGATACAGTTGAGATAA
- the lon gene encoding endopeptidase La, translated as MIETKLNKELPVIVIPNTVLLPETNRNLKIDNELGSELCKRVENDDFHGIALAVKEGKVEGFYVESDFYSIGTLIKIENVKKMKDFYQLKVEVVERVEIEELIPDDMNYRATYRIIPDIVDLDQESQDEMLANIRKLVSEINEDFKGDKAYLKEVNQLNGLNKVIAYIFPYMRLSVEEKQDLLETRSVREKSLKFLDILIEQKEIIKFQMEMAARLNEEMNKKHREIMLKEQLKAIQDELSDSEGSYGNKDYRKLIEAAQMPEEVKEVALEEVNKLERQGSNSSEENVIRNYLDLLTSLPWGKSEIKDIDIEAARNLLDEQHYGLRKVKDRIIQHLTVMKLKQNKQGSILLLVGPPGTGKTSLGKSIAEALERKYVRISLGGVKDESEIRGHRRTYVGALPGRIIHGMKRAGSRNPVFILDEVDKLMASVNGDPSSALLEVLDPEQNNSFSDHYLEVPYDLSDVFFIATANSLRDIPAPLRDRMEIIEIGSYTSHEKFRIAKDHLIASVLEDNGLDETQLQIDDDALKTIIEKYTREAGVRGLKQQLAAVSRVVSEKIVLGKVDLPYVVKEDMLYDILGHELTQISMAGKNNPPGVVTGLAWTPVGGDILFIEGAFMPGTGKLMLTGQLGDVMKESAKISQSLIRSRMAFNLKSVEFDKKDLHIHVPSGAIPKDGPSAGVALLTTIASLVTGHAVDPKLAMTGEISLRGAVLPVGGIKEKILAAHRAGIKRVILPEDNVKDLDDVPEDVKSEMEFIPVETVEDVIKETLSIELPKPLMMQMPTDSLSGGAGAN; from the coding sequence ATGATAGAAACGAAGCTTAATAAAGAATTACCCGTTATTGTTATACCAAATACGGTCTTATTACCTGAAACTAACAGGAACCTGAAAATTGACAATGAACTTGGAAGCGAACTCTGCAAACGTGTTGAAAATGATGATTTCCACGGTATTGCACTAGCAGTTAAAGAAGGAAAGGTTGAAGGTTTTTATGTAGAATCCGATTTCTACAGTATAGGAACCTTAATTAAAATTGAGAACGTCAAAAAAATGAAAGATTTCTATCAGCTAAAGGTGGAAGTTGTAGAAAGAGTTGAAATAGAGGAACTGATTCCTGATGATATGAATTACAGAGCAACTTACAGGATCATCCCAGATATAGTTGATTTAGACCAGGAAAGTCAAGATGAGATGCTCGCAAATATCAGAAAACTTGTTTCAGAAATAAATGAGGACTTCAAAGGCGATAAAGCTTACCTCAAAGAGGTTAATCAATTAAATGGTCTAAATAAAGTTATTGCTTATATATTTCCTTATATGAGATTATCTGTGGAAGAAAAACAGGATTTACTGGAAACACGTTCAGTGAGAGAAAAAAGCTTAAAATTCCTGGACATTTTAATCGAGCAAAAAGAAATAATAAAGTTCCAGATGGAAATGGCTGCAAGATTAAATGAAGAAATGAATAAAAAACACAGAGAAATCATGCTTAAGGAGCAGTTAAAGGCCATACAGGATGAATTAAGTGATTCAGAAGGAAGCTACGGGAACAAAGACTATCGTAAACTGATCGAAGCTGCTCAAATGCCGGAAGAGGTAAAAGAAGTTGCCCTGGAAGAAGTGAACAAGCTGGAAAGGCAAGGTTCTAACAGTTCTGAGGAAAACGTCATCAGAAATTACTTAGACCTACTAACCAGCTTACCATGGGGCAAGAGCGAAATTAAAGACATAGATATAGAAGCCGCCAGGAATTTACTGGATGAACAACACTATGGCCTTCGTAAAGTCAAAGACCGTATTATCCAGCATCTTACAGTGATGAAACTGAAGCAGAATAAACAGGGATCCATTTTACTTCTGGTAGGACCACCTGGAACTGGAAAAACCAGTTTAGGTAAAAGTATTGCCGAAGCTCTAGAACGTAAATACGTTAGAATCAGTTTAGGTGGTGTTAAAGATGAATCAGAAATCAGAGGTCATAGAAGAACTTATGTTGGGGCTTTACCAGGCAGGATAATCCATGGAATGAAACGTGCAGGTAGTAGAAATCCAGTGTTCATCTTGGATGAGGTGGATAAACTAATGGCCTCTGTAAATGGGGACCCATCCAGTGCACTACTGGAAGTGCTGGACCCTGAACAGAACAACAGCTTCTCAGATCACTACTTAGAAGTTCCCTACGACCTGTCAGATGTGTTCTTCATTGCCACAGCAAACTCGTTAAGGGATATTCCAGCACCGCTTCGAGATCGTATGGAGATCATAGAAATTGGTAGTTACACCAGCCATGAGAAGTTCCGTATCGCAAAAGATCACCTAATTGCATCGGTACTTGAAGATAATGGCCTGGATGAAACTCAGCTTCAAATTGATGATGACGCATTAAAAACCATCATTGAAAAGTACACAAGAGAAGCAGGAGTAAGAGGTCTTAAACAGCAGTTAGCTGCTGTTTCAAGAGTTGTATCTGAAAAAATCGTGCTGGGAAAAGTTGATTTACCCTATGTTGTTAAAGAAGATATGTTATATGATATTTTGGGCCATGAACTCACCCAGATTAGCATGGCTGGTAAAAATAACCCCCCTGGAGTTGTGACAGGTTTAGCATGGACACCTGTAGGTGGGGATATACTCTTCATTGAAGGTGCTTTCATGCCAGGAACAGGAAAATTAATGCTCACAGGTCAGTTAGGTGATGTAATGAAAGAATCCGCCAAGATTTCCCAAAGCCTGATTCGTTCACGAATGGCATTTAACTTGAAGAGCGTTGAATTTGATAAAAAGGATTTACACATCCACGTGCCTTCAGGAGCCATTCCAAAAGACGGGCCATCTGCAGGTGTGGCACTTTTAACCACAATTGCTTCCCTGGTAACAGGACATGCGGTGGACCCTAAACTGGCCATGACTGGTGAAATATCCTTAAGAGGTGCTGTACTTCCAGTGGGTGGTATTAAAGAGAAGATACTTGCTGCTCACCGTGCAGGAATAAAACGGGTTATACTGCCTGAAGACAATGTAAAAGATCTGGATGATGTTCCAGAAGATGTCAAGTCTGAAATGGAATTCATCCCTGTAGAAACGGTGGAAGACGTCATAAAAGAGACCCTAAGCATTGAACTGCCTAAACCTCTTATGATGCAAATGCCGACAGATTCTTTAAGTGGCGGTGCCGGCGCCAACTAA
- a CDS encoding ArsR/SmtB family transcription factor — MLRINSAYDSELSEELEEVFKALANVNRLLLIYSLASGEVEKVSVTEMAKIMGLTQPAASQHLKVLKTVKILNAEKEGNYIYYTFNKSALLKHKKNIDFLFSCVLAKCDQKK, encoded by the coding sequence ATGTTGAGGATAAATTCTGCATATGACTCTGAATTATCAGAAGAATTGGAGGAGGTATTCAAGGCATTGGCCAATGTTAACAGGCTATTGTTGATTTATTCTTTAGCGTCGGGTGAAGTGGAAAAAGTCAGTGTAACTGAAATGGCGAAGATCATGGGTCTAACCCAACCTGCAGCATCACAGCATCTTAAAGTACTGAAAACAGTCAAAATTCTCAACGCAGAAAAGGAAGGTAATTATATTTATTACACATTTAATAAAAGCGCTCTGTTAAAGCACAAAAAAAACATCGATTTTTTATTTAGTTGTGTGCTGGCAAAGTGTGATCAAAAAAAATAA
- a CDS encoding ion channel: MSMNIKMDPNNGPKKPKNKKPGILDKITFKMTLDFIVISLIVADIFLLTWSDFSKLSVELTQNIIYFDLMVCFVLFCEFILRFKDAEDKKAFIKDKRNWLDIIAMIPIEFAPLRIIRLLRVIILINKIPIHFKGFVEETHLDWSFGVILITVVSGTIFFYIVEVGVNGNVHNLGDALWYILPTMATDGGNITPDTILGRIISMIVMVIGILFFGMFTASIASWLTKKSGNKDEKEEIHELKNVVKDLQLEIKELRNLAPDLQTDVKESKDLVQDLKSEIIELKGVIRKVNK; the protein is encoded by the coding sequence ATGTCAATGAACATTAAAATGGACCCAAACAATGGTCCAAAAAAACCAAAGAACAAAAAACCAGGAATATTGGATAAAATAACTTTTAAAATGACTTTGGATTTTATTGTAATATCTTTAATTGTAGCAGACATTTTTCTACTTACATGGTCGGATTTTTCTAAATTGAGCGTGGAACTTACTCAGAATATAATTTATTTTGATTTAATGGTTTGTTTTGTGTTATTCTGTGAATTTATATTAAGGTTTAAAGATGCAGAAGATAAAAAGGCATTTATTAAAGACAAGCGAAATTGGCTCGATATAATTGCAATGATTCCAATAGAATTTGCTCCATTGCGAATTATAAGGCTTTTAAGAGTGATTATTTTAATAAACAAAATTCCAATACATTTTAAAGGGTTTGTTGAAGAAACTCACCTTGATTGGAGTTTTGGAGTAATACTAATAACCGTTGTTTCAGGTACAATTTTCTTTTACATTGTAGAAGTTGGGGTAAATGGGAATGTGCATAATCTGGGAGACGCTCTCTGGTACATTTTACCAACCATGGCAACAGATGGAGGAAACATAACTCCAGATACCATTTTAGGTAGAATAATCAGCATGATCGTGATGGTTATAGGTATTCTCTTCTTCGGAATGTTCACAGCATCAATAGCTTCATGGCTTACAAAAAAATCCGGAAATAAAGATGAAAAAGAGGAGATACATGAATTAAAAAACGTAGTTAAGGATCTACAATTAGAGATTAAAGAATTAAGAAACTTGGCTCCAGATCTACAAACCGACGTTAAAGAATCAAAAGATTTAGTTCAAGACTTAAAATCAGAAATTATAGAATTAAAAGGAGTAATTAGAAAGGTAAATAAATGA
- a CDS encoding MBL fold metallo-hydrolase: MKRATFPVKKSRVKTWSEIFQNPRPVTVESLKTGEVEIQKVGTINPQHPKAVNVKDETLNVPIMAHIIHHEKFGAYLIDAGLDASYYNDPRGNVRGLLARFFADEFHQDKNQNIAFKLQKRHLKLKGVFLSHLHSDHMAGVRELPKDIQYVVGKGEKYPEYKPFLYGNYLKGIETLHEIDFSTVEPIPPLGPSADLLGDGSLWAVSTPGHTRGHMSFVVNGLEGPIFLTTDACFIREGLEMGVASSDYTWNVDKAQKSLDKILKFLNEYPEVKVICGHEDPYFES, translated from the coding sequence ATGAAAAGAGCCACATTTCCAGTTAAAAAAAGTAGGGTGAAAACTTGGAGTGAAATCTTCCAAAATCCACGACCTGTAACGGTTGAAAGCCTTAAGACAGGGGAGGTTGAAATCCAGAAAGTTGGAACTATCAACCCCCAGCACCCAAAAGCAGTAAATGTAAAAGATGAAACACTCAACGTGCCGATAATGGCCCACATTATTCACCATGAAAAATTTGGAGCTTATTTAATAGACGCAGGTCTCGATGCATCTTATTACAATGATCCAAGAGGAAATGTACGGGGACTGCTTGCAAGATTTTTTGCAGACGAATTTCACCAGGATAAAAATCAGAACATTGCATTTAAACTTCAAAAAAGACATTTAAAACTTAAAGGAGTTTTTTTAAGCCATTTACACTCTGACCACATGGCAGGGGTTCGGGAACTGCCGAAAGACATTCAGTACGTCGTTGGAAAGGGTGAAAAATATCCTGAGTACAAACCATTTCTTTATGGGAACTACTTGAAGGGGATAGAAACGCTTCATGAAATTGACTTTTCTACCGTAGAACCGATACCTCCTTTAGGGCCAAGCGCAGACCTACTGGGCGACGGGTCGCTTTGGGCTGTTTCCACACCAGGCCACACTCGTGGGCACATGTCATTTGTTGTTAACGGACTTGAAGGGCCAATTTTCCTCACAACAGATGCATGTTTCATAAGAGAAGGGTTGGAAATGGGAGTGGCATCTTCAGATTATACATGGAACGTGGATAAAGCCCAGAAAAGCCTTGATAAAATTTTAAAGTTTTTAAATGAATATCCTGAAGTTAAGGTAATATGTGGGCATGAAGATCCTTATTTTGAAAGTTAA
- a CDS encoding sodium:solute symporter family protein codes for MNILILSVVVLIYLLMVGYVGYVAWKRTSSSEDYMVAGRNTHPYIMALSYGATFISTAAIVGFGGVAGQFGMGILWLVFLNILIGIFIAFVFFGKRTRRMGKKMGALTFPEFLSKRFDSKFIQYFSGIVIFGAMPLYASVVLIGAARFMETTLAMNFDIALLIMAAIIGVYVIFGGIKGVMYTDALQGTIMFVGMLILLGTIYWTLGGVSAAHQALTNMAYLTPQSVVAQGGTGWTSFPVLGSAWWWTLVSSVILGVGIGALAQPQLAVRFMTVESDKELNRAVLIGGVFIFVMTFTAYVVGALSNVYFFQHFGQLAVQAVNGNVDSIIPLFINKAMPEWFSYLFMLTLLAAAMSTISAQFHVQGTAVGHDIYETLRGKKSGKTVSITRIGILISVIIAVILAYILPGSVVAQGTSIFFGLCASAFLPMFVCALFWKRATKEGAIAGLLTGTFMSLFWLLFVHQKEAAGIGLCKLITGSSVLITTMPWPVIDPIVVALPLAFVVTIVVSLLTKPAEDEVLDSSFEKISSN; via the coding sequence ATGAATATTTTGATATTAAGTGTAGTTGTATTGATATACCTCCTCATGGTAGGATACGTTGGATACGTTGCCTGGAAGCGAACCAGCAGTTCTGAGGACTACATGGTTGCAGGCAGGAACACCCACCCCTACATCATGGCCCTGAGTTACGGAGCAACGTTTATAAGCACGGCAGCAATTGTGGGCTTTGGAGGTGTTGCAGGACAATTTGGAATGGGAATCTTGTGGCTTGTTTTTTTAAACATATTAATAGGCATATTCATAGCATTTGTCTTTTTTGGAAAACGTACACGGAGAATGGGAAAGAAAATGGGTGCATTAACTTTCCCCGAGTTTTTATCCAAAAGATTTGACAGCAAATTCATCCAATATTTTAGTGGAATTGTAATATTTGGGGCTATGCCTCTCTATGCATCGGTTGTTCTTATAGGTGCGGCGAGGTTCATGGAAACCACGCTTGCAATGAATTTTGACATTGCATTGTTGATAATGGCTGCTATTATTGGAGTATATGTTATATTCGGCGGTATAAAGGGTGTTATGTATACAGATGCCCTTCAGGGAACTATAATGTTCGTGGGAATGTTAATTTTGCTTGGTACAATTTACTGGACACTTGGAGGTGTAAGTGCAGCCCATCAAGCCCTGACAAACATGGCCTACCTCACTCCACAGAGTGTGGTAGCTCAAGGAGGAACAGGATGGACATCTTTCCCTGTACTTGGAAGTGCATGGTGGTGGACTCTGGTATCGAGTGTAATACTTGGTGTGGGAATAGGTGCCCTGGCCCAGCCTCAGCTGGCAGTAAGGTTCATGACAGTTGAATCAGACAAGGAACTTAACAGAGCAGTCCTCATAGGAGGAGTTTTTATATTCGTTATGACCTTTACAGCATACGTTGTAGGTGCATTATCAAACGTCTACTTCTTCCAACACTTCGGACAACTGGCTGTACAAGCTGTAAATGGCAATGTGGATTCTATAATACCACTCTTTATTAATAAGGCCATGCCAGAATGGTTTTCATATCTTTTCATGCTCACCTTACTTGCAGCGGCCATGTCAACAATAAGTGCCCAGTTCCATGTCCAGGGAACAGCTGTAGGTCATGATATATATGAAACGCTCAGAGGCAAGAAATCCGGAAAAACAGTTTCCATAACACGTATAGGAATCTTAATCTCAGTTATAATTGCTGTGATACTTGCATACATCCTGCCTGGAAGTGTGGTGGCCCAGGGAACATCCATATTCTTTGGACTTTGTGCATCAGCTTTCCTGCCAATGTTTGTATGTGCACTCTTCTGGAAACGCGCAACAAAAGAAGGTGCAATAGCAGGACTTCTGACCGGAACATTTATGAGCCTTTTTTGGCTTTTATTTGTTCACCAGAAGGAGGCCGCAGGTATTGGACTTTGTAAATTGATCACAGGTAGCAGTGTGCTCATAACAACCATGCCATGGCCTGTTATTGACCCAATCGTAGTTGCACTCCCGCTTGCATTTGTAGTGACAATCGTTGTGAGCCTTTTAACCAAACCAGCTGAAGATGAGGTTTTGGACAGTAGTTTCGAGAAAATCAGTTCAAATTAA